In a single window of the Penaeus chinensis breed Huanghai No. 1 chromosome 4, ASM1920278v2, whole genome shotgun sequence genome:
- the LOC125024606 gene encoding zinc finger protein 300-like, giving the protein MENIILSQRSSNSSNSHWLSNGSVTSGEEGDQSDTRDMDSQDSQDISLDEKDEMPNAMEFVSVECDMFLEPDCALETSDHVDSKESESRSKSSKKSRKSSRRKKGMLPYIFQTTLITDLFRYRGVDVYRRTCKDEPFVKIYNPIEGLISIKSEDRGKREGEEKGVFECTICGKQLTSKTNWETHMTIHFDGEFYHCEVCQKKFTDKKALITHRILHMNAIGKPYPCTACGTRFTNRAALKSHVQNNQCSKNIECEFCDKKFRTNSQYTIHKRIHTGEKPYQCAYCDKSFTYKFQYSNHEKIHTGEGLLKCDECDATFTQKQTLIVHKRKHTGEKPFKCDKCSAAFRARSYLWAHKKSHVGKKPRECPDCGSMFWKSSSLKKHRKAEHD; this is encoded by the coding sequence acagcagcaatagtCATTGGTTAAGTAATGGGTCTGTGACTTCCGGTGAAGAAGGAGATCAGTCCGACACAAGAGACATGGATTCCCAGGATTCTCAAGATATCAGCCTTGATGAGAAGGATGAAATGCCCAATGCCATGGAGTTTGTCAGTGTAGAATGTGATATGTTCTTAGAGCCAGACTGTGCCTTGGAAACCAGTGATCATGTGGACAGcaaggagagtgagagcagaagcAAGTCTAGTAAGAAGAGCAGGAAATCATCTCGCCGTAAGAAAGGCATGTTGCCATATATTTTCCAAACAACTCTCATCACAGATCTCTTTCGCTACCGCGGAGTGGATGTGTACAGAAGAACCTGTAAGGACGAACCTTTTGTAAAAATCTACAACCCAATTGAAGGTCTTATTTCTATCAAGAGTGAGGATAGGGgtaaaagggagggtgaggaaaagggtgTGTTTGAATGTACAATTTGTGGAAAGCAGTTAACCTCTAAAACAAACTGGGAGACCCATATGACAATTCATTTTGATGGAGAGTTTTACCATTGTGAGGTGTGTCAGAAAAAGTTTACAGACAAGAAAGCTCTGATAACACACAGAATACTACACATGAATGCCATTGGAAAGCCATATCCCTGCACAGCATGTGGGACAAGGTTTACAAATAGGGCCGCTTTGAAAAGTCATGTGCAAAATAATCAATGCTCAAAAAACATCGAGTGTGAATTCTGTGATAAGAAGTTTAGAACTAACAGTCAGTACACTATACACAAGCGTATCCATACTGGAGAAAAACCTTACCAGTGTGCATACTGTGACAAGAGTTTCACATACAAATTTCAGTATAGCAATCATGAGAAAATTCACACAGGGGAGGGGCTCTTAAAATGTGATGAGTGTGATGCCACATTCACTCAGAAGCAAACTCTCATCGTTCACAAACGGAAACACACAGGAGAAAAGCCTTTCAAGTGTGACAAGTGCAGTGCAGCCTTTCGGGCACGTTCTTATTTGTGGGCCCATAAAAAGTCACACGTTGGCAAAAAGCCTCGTGAATGCCCTGATTGTGGGTCCATGTTTTGGAAAAGCTCATCCttaaagaaacacagaaaggCAGAGCATGACTAG